Proteins encoded within one genomic window of Jiangella mangrovi:
- a CDS encoding TAXI family TRAP transporter solute-binding subunit, with amino-acid sequence MRRVRAVLAAAALTAVVATTGGCVGGGPEPAAAAAPIVVAGGGTTGVYYSYGDRLAGELAERLGVGASVAETAGSVENLGLVATGEALLGFTAADAAADAVAGRAPFDGPLPIRSVARLYDDLVHVVVPAASDVTELGDLRGRRVSLGAVGSGTEVIARRLLAAAGVAEGELLLDPLGIDASIAALREGRLDAFFWSGGLPTPGVAELAAAVPIRLVELRPVIDEVSRAHGGVYRQAVVPAGAYGLAEPVVTMAVPNFLVTSAEADEAVIAEVTGILFDRRAAIAEGVAAAAQLNGRRAIYTGPVELHPGALRHYRERKP; translated from the coding sequence ATGAGACGCGTGCGGGCCGTGCTGGCTGCCGCGGCCTTGACGGCGGTGGTCGCGACCACCGGCGGCTGTGTGGGCGGCGGGCCGGAGCCCGCGGCGGCGGCCGCGCCGATCGTGGTGGCCGGCGGCGGCACCACCGGCGTCTACTACAGCTACGGCGACCGGCTGGCCGGCGAGCTGGCCGAGCGGCTCGGCGTCGGCGCGAGCGTCGCCGAGACCGCAGGGTCGGTCGAGAACCTCGGGCTGGTGGCCACCGGCGAGGCGCTGCTCGGCTTCACCGCCGCCGATGCCGCGGCCGACGCCGTCGCCGGCCGGGCGCCGTTCGACGGGCCGCTGCCGATCCGGTCGGTCGCGCGCCTCTACGACGACCTCGTCCACGTGGTCGTCCCGGCCGCGTCCGACGTCACCGAGCTGGGCGACCTGCGCGGCCGCCGGGTGTCGCTCGGCGCGGTCGGCTCCGGCACCGAGGTCATCGCCCGGCGGCTGCTCGCCGCGGCCGGCGTCGCCGAGGGCGAGCTGCTGCTCGACCCGCTGGGCATCGACGCGTCCATCGCCGCCCTGCGCGAGGGCCGGCTCGACGCGTTCTTCTGGTCCGGCGGCCTGCCGACACCGGGCGTGGCGGAGCTGGCCGCGGCGGTGCCGATCCGGCTGGTGGAGCTGCGACCGGTGATCGACGAGGTCAGCCGCGCCCACGGCGGCGTCTACCGGCAGGCCGTCGTGCCCGCCGGCGCGTACGGCCTGGCCGAGCCCGTCGTGACCATGGCCGTCCCCAACTTCCTGGTGACCAGCGCGGAGGCGGACGAGGCCGTCATCGCGGAGGTCACCGGGATCCTGTTCGACCGGCGGGCCGCGATCGCCGAGGGGGTGGCGGCCGCTGCCCAGCTGAACGGCCGCCGGGCGATCTACACAGGGCCGGTCGAGCTGCATCCGGGAGCGCTGCGTCACTACCGAGAAAGGAAGCCCTGA